From Xyrauchen texanus isolate HMW12.3.18 chromosome 36, RBS_HiC_50CHRs, whole genome shotgun sequence, one genomic window encodes:
- the LOC127630141 gene encoding G-protein coupled receptor 4-like has protein sequence MQIMINTTLMANNASCVTTTQTSNQLLMSIYIIAFILGLLFNLVTIGPIIQQIRKKNCVGIYLLGLSISDLLYILTMPLWIHYFSNNHKWTLKQELCSLAGFFYYSNLYISIYLLCWISIDRCLAITFPLRVQAFRRQRYAWIICGLVYVFVMLLHCLVLVKEKVPDPLNNERCYETFPMTFPIALFNLIRVAFGFLLPLVVITVCYYLIPNKVQQSRGVDEQVKRKVRLLSIGVIGIFSICFAPYHILLLLRSIVFFSLGDQNSCSFEQAINLPFTCSLALSSLNSVVDPVVYVLASNGVREDMRWYCWKSRPRQETGSPLVDAKCKTKVISLS, from the coding sequence ATTATGATAAACACAACACTCATGGCAAACAATGCATCATGTGTAACTACGACCCAAACTTCAAATCAACTGCTGATGTCCATATACATTATTGCATTCATCCTGGGCCTGCTGTTCAACCTGGTCACCATTGGTCCTATTATCCAGCAAATCCGCAAAAAAAATTGTGTAGGGATCTACCTACTTGGCCTGTCCATCTCTGATCTCCTATACATTCTCACCATGCCTCTGTGGATCCATTATTTTAGCAACAACCACAAATGGACACTCAAGCAGGAACTATGTAGCCTCGCTGGCTTCTTTTACTATTCAAACCTTTACATCAGCATCTATCTCCTCTGCTGGATCTCCATTGATCGCTGCCTGGCCATCACCTTCCCACTGCGAGTCCAAGCCTTCCGCCGTCAGCGGTATGCCTGGATTATCTGCGGGTTggtctatgtttttgtgatgctcTTGCACTGTCTGGTTCTAGTCAAGGAAAAGGTGCCAGATCCACTGAACAATGAGAGGTGCTACGAGACCTTTCCCATGACCTTCCCCATCGCCCTTTTTAACCTGATACGGGTAGCCTTTGGTTTCCTTTTGCCACTTGTGGTCATCACAGTCTGCTACTATTTGATCCCAAACAAGGTGCAGCAAAGCAGAGGAGTGGACGAACAGGTTAAGCGCAAAGTTAGGCTTCTGTCTATTGGAGTTATTGGGATTTTCTCTATTTGCTTTGCCCCATACCATATTCTCCTGCTGCTACGATCCATCGTCTTCTTCTCTCTAGGGGATCAAAATAGCTGCTCATTTGAACAAGCAATAAATTTACCATTTACATGCTCCCTAGCCCTGTCCAGCCTTAATAGTGTGGTAGACCCAGTGGTCTATGTGTTGGCCAGTAATGGAGTGAGGGAGGACATGCGTTGGTATTGTTGGAAAAGCAGGCCAAGACAGGAAACAGGAAGCCCACTTGTTGATGCAAAATGTAAGACCAAAGTTATCAGTTTGTCTTAA